One Roseburia rectibacter DNA window includes the following coding sequences:
- a CDS encoding YesL family protein, translating into MGDIFNLDNKFFQALGKGVDCVCLSLLWMICCIPLAFGIYVAYVTKAIILALPCIVLAVPAGIATTALYYAVNKVIRHSRGYLWSSFWHSFRSNMKQGALVTLIVAAAVVLVGLDGYIMYQFAKAGEKSGALYVVFFVLMLVVIAWAVYVFPYMARFENTTKMILKNSALMAIGNLPKTFMALMFFLACCIGTYLLPVVAIISPALATLLLNYILEGVFERYMSDEDREAENERNQEFYN; encoded by the coding sequence ATGGGAGATATTTTTAATCTGGACAATAAGTTTTTTCAGGCACTTGGAAAGGGTGTCGACTGTGTATGTTTAAGTCTGTTGTGGATGATATGCTGCATACCGCTTGCATTTGGAATTTATGTGGCATATGTGACAAAAGCGATCATTTTAGCACTGCCGTGTATCGTACTGGCAGTTCCGGCTGGAATTGCAACAACAGCACTTTATTATGCAGTAAACAAGGTGATCCGGCACAGCAGAGGATACCTTTGGAGTTCTTTCTGGCATTCTTTTAGATCAAATATGAAGCAGGGAGCATTGGTAACGCTTATTGTGGCAGCAGCAGTTGTTCTCGTAGGTCTCGATGGCTACATTATGTATCAGTTTGCAAAAGCAGGTGAAAAATCAGGTGCGCTTTATGTAGTTTTCTTTGTGCTGATGCTTGTGGTCATTGCATGGGCAGTGTATGTATTTCCATATATGGCGCGCTTTGAAAATACAACGAAAATGATCCTTAAAAATTCTGCACTGATGGCGATCGGTAATCTGCCAAAAACATTTATGGCATTGATGTTTTTCCTTGCATGCTGCATCGGAACATACCTTTTGCCGGTTGTTGCCATTATTTCACCGGCTTTAGCGACACTGTTACTTAATTACATATTAGAAGGTGTGTTTGAGCGTTATATGTCTGATGAAGACCGTGAAGCAGAAAATGAAAGAAATCAGGAATTTTATAACTAA